In the Terriglobus sp. RCC_193 genome, ATTGTTCACGTTGCCACTGTCAAACCAAACCGCGTTGGCATGACGGATGTGCCGCACCACGTTGCGGCGGAAAAGCATGTTCTGGGCGCGATGGAATTTCACCGCCCCTGCCTCCCACGCACGCTCCGCGTCGGCCCAGCCACACCACTCGATTAAATTGTCTTCAATGACGGTGCCCTTCGTTCCCATGCCACCGATGGCTTCCACGCCGCAGTAGCGAATCGTGTTGCGACGGATGATCTGGTTCAGCCCTGCCTGCGGTGCGCCGGGGCCACCCCAGTCTCCGTTGCCAATGTCGAGTCCCGTCCCGTTCGCCCACTCGATAGTGTTGTCCTCGATGATCCAGTGATTGCCGCCGCCTGTGGACACCAGGCCGCGCTGTGGCACCGGGATCACGTTGCCCGCGTGCTGGAACGTGATGCCCCTCACACGGATGAATGCCAGGCCTTTCACGGCGGGCGCGAAGACCTGTTCGCGCGTGGTGACTTCAATGACGTGGTCAGCGGGTGTGCCGGATTCCAGCCGGATGTGGATGCCCTGTCCCGAATTGTCCACGGAGAAGCGGCCGTTCTTTGTACCGCCCACCTCCTGCATCATGGGCGCGGTACGGATACGCGCTGGCAGGCCGTTCAGCATCTTCGGAGCGCTGGGCGGCGGCGGTCCGGGCAGGTTTGGTTGCACCAGTTCACGCGTCTGTTCCACCGGCTCCAGCGGCTTGCCGTCCACAAACACCAGACCGCGACGACGGAAATACGGTCCCATATCCACACTCTTCGTATCGAGCCACGAGCGATCCCCCGGCGCGCTGGCCAGGGCGAACGGGTTGTAGGCATCCGGGAAGAGGCTGCCCGATAGGTCATGCTGCCATAACTGAATCAGCGCAGGCGGCGGTGTGCTGTCGCCAGGACGGCGAAAAACCGGCAGCGTCTCCGCCTGCCAACCTTCCTTCAGGATTTCCGACCCCTTGACGATGACTTTTGCCCCCGGCGCGGCCTCGTAGCTGATCATCTGCGTTGGTCCGGACCCGCCGCGCGCCGGACGAACACACTCGCGGTAGGTCCCGGACGCAATAACAACACGCTCGCCAGGCTGCAGTATCTGTGCTGCCCGGCCGATAGTGCGGAACGGTCTCGCGGCCGTCCCTGGTCCTGTGTCGCTCGCCTTCGCAGACTTGTTGTCGACAAAGTAAGTCTTCGTAAACTTCAGCGGCTGCTCCCACGACACATGCTCCGTGCCATCTGGAAGCCTGTTGTCCGCAGCAGCGGACGCGGTCTGCGCGAACATGCCTTTGCCGAGACTCAGCGCCGTCCCCGTGCATGCCGCAAACTGCAGGAACCGCCGCCGATTGATTGGCGGAGAAAACGGACTCATCTTCCCATGCTTCATGTCCGAGACAACTCCTTTTAGCGCGCAGACCTCCGTTTACAACGAGCATGCCCCCGATGAAATCGGTCGCGCGCGCTATTTGGGTAAACGTTTACTGTAAGAGAGCATTTGAACGCGAGCGAATCATACGTCCAGAGCCTCAAGTTGGGCAAGCGCCGGATGCATCTTCTGGGAAAACGTTCGTCTGAGCAAACGCACCACAACCCGTTACTGCATGTACTCAACATGCCCCAACAAGCTCATCCCCGCTGCCAGCTTCAGGCGAGAAGACGCCGCGAAGAATGTGCTGGACACCAGATAGGAGAGCTAAACCCGGCTTCTATGTCGATTCCCTCGCAATCAACGGAATCCACCTCAGGACATCCCTACTGTCGCTCGAGTGCACTTTGTCATGAGGAATTTTGATATCTATCGCCATTGACGATCGTTACGGCGAAGTGAAGAGGAAGCTTATGTCCCACTCAGTTGTGTTGCGTGTGAAGAATGCAGGCACGCCTGCCTCTAACTCCAGCCGTTCCTCAGTAGTGGGTGATCGATGTGGAGATGGAAGTTGGGACGCCAACCTTCGGGCTTGCGGAATTTTCGGAAATTTGTCCGGATGCGAACAGCTCCGTCCGAAGATGTACACCTTGCGAAAGACATTGCGGGTCAACCGCTTGATTATGAAGAAAAATACTTTGGCATGGCGAGTGCACGTCCAAAGGCAGGAGGGAACACATGCCTTACTTTGAACGAGTGAAGGACAGGTTCTCCGGCCCCTTCAGCCCGACTCTAATCACCGAACGCCAGAAGGCTGGATGGCAGTTGGTTTCGATCGAGTGGCGTCGAGAACTTCCGGAATCGGAAACACCTCATGAACCAGAACACGCTGAAGAGATTCCTTACGGTCTTCGGCTTTCCGACGACTGCCTGCGTCTGGAGATCGACCCCTATGAGAATTCGGTCTTGATACAGATGATGGATCTGCTGAGCCAGGATTTTTCCTATTCCCAGATTGTCAGTGACCTCAACGAGAAAGGACTGCGAACCCGGACCAATTCTCCGTGGGATCGTGTGAGCTTACATAAAATGATGCCAAGGCTCATAGAGGTCGGTCCCAGGCTTTTTGCGGGAGACAAGAGGAAGCGCTCGCTCTCTCGATGAGTAGACGATTTGGCACTAGTTCACGTGCGTCACTGACGATAAGCGGACTTCGCGGGACCGACGATTACGGGCTTGCAATCCGCGAAAGTATGTCCGCCAGCTGCGTTGGCGCGGAAAAGAATGGCGAATGGTCGGTGTCGATGGAAAACGTTTGCCGGCATGGCAAATGCTTTTGCATCTCCCGCTGCAGCCTGAGCGTTACAGCGCGGTCGCGGTCGCACTCAATGTAATACCGCGGAGTGCTACCCCAGCGCTCTGCCGATGTTTGGACCGGCGTTCCAAAAGGCGCGCCAGACTGGGCGACGAGGCGCGACTGGGCAAACGCTACGTCTTCATCCGCACAATTTCCGTAGAACGCCTCGCGGCTATATTCCGGCTTGAACCCGATGGCCCCGTCAGCCCGCGGATCAATGGTTGAGGGATTGACCATGCTGTCCTGGTCCTGCGAGGCCCAGGTCAGCAGCGATTCGCCGTTACACGGCAGGAACGCGGACAAATATACAAGCGCTGCAATTCGTCCGTAGCAGTTTTCAGCGGCCTGCGTAATGGCGATGCCGCCCATACTGTGGCCCACCAAAATCACCGGCCCGGTCTGCGCGCACACGATTTCGCAAATGCGGCCGGTATAACTCTCAAGCGTGACCGTCGCCGTAGCCGTCTTGTCGTCTCCATGCCCCGGCAGGTCCGGCGCGAAGACCCTGTGTCCTGCTGCTTCGAGCAGGGGTACGACCTTTCGCCAGCACCAACCTCCGTGCCAGGCGCCATGAATCAGCAGATAGGTTGTGGACATGATCAGGAGCATACTATCAAGAACCCGACGCGCCCTAGTTTCGATACGAGTGGCCTCCAGACGAGACATCTGGATGAATCTGGCATTGATCCTGGGTAAACGGAGCCCGAAGTCATCGGAAGATAACTCTTCATAAACGCTGTTAGCGGAAGTAAGCCGCACCCGACCCGTATATTCAGCAACGGGCCTCTTTACTTGTTGCTCCATAGACGGTCCGTCAATTCCGGCAGCCGAACGATAGCAGTGATCCAGATCAGGATCTCGATTCCGACTGGAAAGCCAATCGGTTCTTGATGCTGAAGATGAGTAGCGATTGCGCCACCCATGTAGGAAGCTAATAACAATGTTCCCAACACGCCTGTTCTCGGAAGCAGGAACAAGAACACCGACACCACTTCAATGATGCCGAGCAGGCGGTAGGTGGAAGCCGTCAAGCCGAACGAAGCACCCATTGTTAGAGCGTGCTGGCTACCAATGATCTTGTCTGCAGCTGAAGCAGCGAGCATAAGAAAGGTGAAACCAGCGAGGACCCACCCTGTGATATTCCGCGATTTTGTTGTCATCTTTATAGCCTCGATTCCTTGAATGGATTTGTTAGGTGCGAATCTCAAATAGGGCACCCCGACCAATCGGGAGTGCCCCGCAAACTCGATTTGCCTAATTGAAGGTTTTGGAATTACAACCCGCCACTGTTGAGAATCAATGCTCCTGTGACCCAGGCTGCATCGTCCGACGCAAGGAATGTCACGACGGATGCGACGTCGCTGGGCTGGCCAATTCGTCCAAGCGGGGTCATGCCGATGATCATCTTCATCTGTTCCTCGAATCCGACCAGCTTCGATCGAGAGTTCTCGGTATCTACCGGTCCCGGGATCACACAATTGACACGAATCTTCTTCGGCCCGAGTTCTTTACTAAGCACACGGGTGATGGTCTCCACAGCAGCCTTGCTTCCTGCATACACGGCTGATGTTGGCATCGTCATGGTGGTGATGTTCGAGCCGATATTGATCACGCTGCCACCATCGCTGAAGTGCTTGACTGCGGCCTGCGTCGTGAGGAGAACTCCGAGCACATTGAGGTGGAATGTCTTCTCGAACGATTCCGCAGTAATCGCTTCGAGCGGCGAGAATTCATAAATTCCCGAATTGTTCACCAGAATGTCGAGTCTTCCGTAAGTCTGTATAGCCGCGTCAATAATGGCCTCCGCGCCGGCCGCGCCCGAAACATCTGCTGCAACAGCAACGGCTCTCCCGCCTGCGTTCGTGATCGAAGCGACGACTGAATCTGCGGCTTCCTTGTTTTTGAAATAGTTGACGACGACAGCCGCACCCTCTGCGGCCAACGAAATTGCAATTCCAGCTCCGATGCCCTGCGATGCGCCTGTGACGACTGCTACTTTTCCGGCGAGTTTGCTCACTGCGTTTCTCCTGATTGGTACTTGGTTATCCGCGCCTCCCTAACCAGGTCTTCGCGGGTGTTGGATTGATTTCGACTTCGTGAAGCATGTCGAGATGTACTGGTAACCAGCCGAGAATTCGTCTGGCTTTGCCTGAAGAAGATTGGTTGTTGGAAGCCCAATAGTCGGCAATAGGCGGAGCGGAGAAGAATGAGCGTAGTCGTTTCCTATCGCATGGCCATCTCTTTCTATTCTGTTCGGCATGGAATACAATTACGCATAGGATACGCGGGCGGCTGGAAAAGTTTCACAATATATTCCGGGCGGGATAAAAATGAGCAGAACAAAGACAACAGAAGCAAGAACGCTTGGGCGGCCTCGGGAGTTTGACATCGACGAGGCGCTCGACAAAGCCATGGTTCTTTTTTGGGAGAAGGGCTACGACGGGACGTCGCTCGCAGAGCTTGCGGCAACGATGGGTATCACGAAGCCCAGTCTTTACGCTGCATTTACTGACAAACAAACGCTTTTCGAAGCAGCGCTAACGCGGTATGCAGATGGTCCATACTCCTTCGCGGTCCGTGCACACTCATTACCAACCGCTCGTGAAGTAGTGAAAGCGCTCCTCGATGGAACGGTCAACGTTTCGACCTGTGCAACCGGCCCGCGAGGGTGCCTGTACACGCAGGCGACCATGGCGCACGATGGCGAGATCCGGGATGCAGCAGCAGCAAACACCCGCAAAGGAGAACGAATGCTTGAAGCGCGCTTTCGCAAAGCACAGCAAAATGGAGAGCTTCCACAACACGTCGATTGCGCCGCTCTCGCACGCTTCGTAACGACCGTTGCACTCGGCATCACGATCCGAGGCGTCATGGGAAGTTCCCGTGGTGAACTGAAATTAGTTGTAGACGAAGCAATGCAAGCCTGGCCGACGGCAGAACAGGCTGTTCATAAGAGAAAGAAGCGTTGATTTCAAAACTCACGAGGCCCCGAAGGTCAGAGGAGGTCGTAGCAGAGTGATCCATCTCTGCAGCGCGGTACCGAGCTATTCAGCCGCCATGACATTTCATCGGTTCCCTCAACGAGCCTTCGGGAACTCGCTGGATAATTTCGTGCAGCAGGAATTGGTTCTAAGCTTGAGCTGAACCTCGCAGTGGCACTTAGTGCGCTCTAAATGGCGGCGAGGCGAGGACCATCTCAAGTCGAATCGAAGCACGCAACGTAGCGCGCCCGATGCAGACGGAGAGGAGCGACGAAAAAGCTGCGTCACAGTCACCTTTTTGAGGGCTTCGTGATTACTTTCTAAGCTGTTATTTTGAATGGTGGACGCGGTAGGAATCGAACCTACAACCTGTCGATTAAGAGTCGAATGCTCTGCCAGTTGAGCTACGCGTCCAGGTTGGGAACACGCTGAGATCGTACCGAAGACCAGAGGCCAACACGGCAGGGAGCGGGAGCTCCGTCACAGCTGCGTTACTTCGTAACTATAGCACACATAGGGGCATGCCTCAAAGGATGTGCATATGAGGAAAACCCTCTTAGAAGGTGAACGTCAGCCCTGCCTGCAATGCACGCGGCGTCTGCGCCAGATACAGCGTCTGCCCATCGGTCGAAAGATACGGCTGATACCCTTCCGCCAATAGATTCTGCAGATCGACTACTGCTTCCAATCCCTGTGGCACACCCGGCAGGCGTCCCAGTGACTGGCGCACAGAGCACGAAAGATACGCTCCATCATCACTGACGCGGAAGGCATCCACCGCCGTCAGCGTGCGTCCTGGCTGCCAGCGGTACGACGCGCGCAAGGTGGTTCCTGTGCGCAGAATTTTGCCATCAACAAATGCCGTTCCAGCGTACACACGATCCGGCGATAGCCCTGCGAGCACTTCACTCAGACTTCCCTGCTGCACGAAGGCCGCACGCAAAGCGCGCCCCGTAGCCATCTCCGCACCGAAACTCATGCTGTGCGTCACCGGCTGACGGAACGAAACACGTATGCCACCGCTGGAGTAGTCCCTGCCCGCCACACGATAGGTTCCCGTCGTCGGGTCTGCGATAAAACCCTCTGCAGGGATTTCCGCCACTGCCAGCGTGCCTGTGCCGCTGATCAAGGGCGTCTGCAGTGAATCCTGATACAGCGCAACTTCAATAACACCCTCGCCTCGAATCTTCTTCGCGGCAGACAGCGCATGGTGGCTTCCTGTCTCCATGCGGAGATGCCCTTTGCGCATTACTGCGGCCGGAAGTGGTGCCTGTACGCGATCCAGGTCTTCAATGGATTCGGTGCCGCGCGATCGGGTCACTCCATAGGCCAGTATGAGACCGCCGGGACCATGCGCCTGCACGCGCAGGAACGGTTCCATAGCCACCGCATTCCCACTAAAATTCACTTCACGCAGAACAGAGCCCACGTCCACGCGAATCATGTCTCCCAGCTCCATCCGTTCTGCGGAACGAAGGACGGCTCCCTGCAGCCCTGTCTGTCCCAGGCCGGAAGTCAGTTCCGGATGACCGCTGTAACTCAGGACCGTGCGTGCATATCCGTTCAGCATGGTGCGTCGCTGGAACCCGACACTCACATCGGCAGAGGGTGCAACAGGATAGGGCGTCCTGGGCCCAGCCAGGTCCGCACGCAGCACGGAACCACTGCCATGTTCGTCCACCCGCGTCAGCACCAGCACCTGGTGCGTGCCACCACGCCCAAATCCGCCGTCGCTGCTCTTCAAAGAGAGACTGCCACCCGTTGCGCCACGGCGGCTTTCCTGGCGACTCGAAGAGATGCTTAACTGACCATCATTATCGGTGTCGACGGTGTAGGTTTTCTGGTCTGCATACCGCAGCATGGGACGGCTGGCAGACGAACGCAGCGTCCACATCCAGTCATCGCTCGGCTCATTCACCGTGCGGCGAGACGCGGGAATCCATCCGCTGGGGGCCAGCAAAGTGGACAATGTCATGTCCACAACGGTACGTCCGCCACGTGCCAGCACCAGGTGCTGACGAACACTGGGCATCAGCAAGGCAGCGGTCGCTTTGATGTTGTATTGTCCGGGACGCAGGTTCAACCGGTAACGCCCACGCGCATCGGTCACGGCAGAGGCCACCAAGCCCGTGTCAGGGAGGATTGCTTCCACGAGCGCGCCCATCTGTGGAACACCCTCCGCGTCGCGGATCACGCCAGTGAGCAGGCCGCTTCCCGCTGCGTCCACCACGCGCCTCGACTGCGCATCCGCCCAGGGCGAACAGGCTAGCGCTGCCAGCGTAAGGAGCATTCCGGATTGCAACGTCGACTGCTTCACTGCGTAGGTGTGCCTTCTCTGCGTATCAGCCTCACCCGGAAGTTCTCATCTTGCGAACCCGGGAAAACGAAATACTTGCGGGCGAGCGGCGATGTCGTATCTTGCCTTTTCTCGTCCCTAAGAACGGGATTCCGATCTACGGAATCCGCCTGATGCACGTACCAGCCGAAGCCCTGCCCTGACGAACCAGCCTGCCCAGCAGTTTACTCCACAACAAAGTTCGCTGTCTGCGAAATCTGCTGCTTGGAAATGCCATCGTTCACCTTGATGGCCAATTGATACTTTCCAGGTGCCAGGCTTCCCAGCGGGAGGCTCTTTTCCAGGGTCACCTGATCGGCGTTCGGATTTGTCTTTGTGGTGGACTCCGTTGTGTCCAGCACCTGCTTGTTCGTATCCAGATTGGTCACCTGGTACTGAATTTCCGCGTTGTTCTGCTTGCTCTTATCGTCAATGCCCAGGTTGTAAACCTGCATCCAGAAGTTCAGGTTGCCAGCCTTCTTGAATGTAGCCGGAACACCGGGACCCGTGGTCACGCTCGGCATCACCTTGGTATTGCCGATCACAAAGGAGCCTGCACCAATTTCCTTTGACGGCACGCGCGTCATGCTGGAAGCCAGAATCAGGGACGATGCCGAGAGATGGTCATCGTCGTACTTCGGAACGTTCACCGACCGCTTCCACGTACCCACGTGGTCCGGGTTATTTACGTCCTTGATGACGATGTCGACCTTGTACATGCCAGGACGCAGCGGTAACGCCTTCCAATACAGGTTGCGCTGAGCCTGCGTGCGTGCCAGAAACTCACTGGGAACCGTAACATTTACAGTGTCTTCAAACGTCTGCACCACGCGGTGGTTGATGTTCGATATCTGCCCCAGGATGTTCACGGTACCGGTAGAAATACCTTCCTTGGTATTGAATGTGATGTCCTGATTGCGGATTTGCAGCGTCACCGGCACCAGAACGGTATCGTTCGTCACCTTCACATAATCCGTGCGGACGTCGAACAGGAACGGCGGCCCCTTCAGAATTTCTGACGAGGTCAGGTAATGCTCCATGTCCTTGAACTTGATGGGCGGCGCCGCCATGATCTTCGCGTACAGGTTGATGCGATCAAACTGCTTGGACTGCTGCGAGGTCGACATCGGGCCGTTGCCAAGCTGCTCCAGACCATTGTTCATACGGTCTTCGCGCTTGGCGATACCCATCTGCTCATACAGCGTGGCGCCTGCGCCAGCCACGTACTTCAGCGCGTCCTTTTCAGAACGGTCGATGGTCAGGTGGTAATCGTTGCACTGGCAGGTATCGACAAATTCCAGGTCGATGTTGTCACCGATACCTTCCAGGTAGCGGTAGTGCCACGTTTCAAACGGGAAGGTCGATGTGGTGCCGCCACCTTCTTCAATCGGGCGCTGGTAGGTTCCGCCGGACGGATGCGAATCAATTGAATCTGCCTTGCCAAACGCAATGTAGATATGGCCGCGGTCGGTCTTCCATCCTGGTTTACCCGCAGCGAAGTGTTCATTCGCGTAGGCGATACGGCGATAGTGCTCGTCCTTGTACTCGTTTTCCGGCGAATCCGGATTCGGGTTACGGCGCAGCCAGAAATTTTCGACAAAGTTTTCGCGTTCTTCGTCGTTCTTCAACTGCTTGAACGCCTGCATCTCCTGGTCCGTGATGATCCACACCACGTCCTGCTCCAGCCACTTCTTCCAGGTGCCGTCCGGCTTCAACTCGTTCTTTAGATATTTCTGCTGCTGCACGCGCTCGCGATCAGACAGGCGACGCTTCATTGGATCCGGCCGCTCTTCCGGCGGCGTGCTCTTGTTCACGGAGGGAACAGCTTCCTGCTGCTGTTGCTGCGAATCAGGCTGGGGCGAGGTCTGCGCGTGAGCGCTCCCGGTCATTACCATCCATCCACAGATCAGCGCCACTGCACCGATCTTTCCCTGCCAGACTGCCTTGCTCATGCTGTTGCTGCTCCGCCAACCCAACCATATTTCGGGTAACTGTATTGTAAAGACCTCACACCAGCCGGGCAAGCGATGCCTTGGATGCGCCCGGCGCCGCTCTCGAAATCGGTGCTGTCACGTCAATTTACGACTGCTATGATGGTTCCGCGACCGGTTCGAACCGCATCCCAGCGCAATTCCAGGGTGTAATTCAGGGAACCTTCCCGCGAATCCATCCGTATCCGTGCTGAAACCGTTTGCTGACGGATAGACGAATCTCTATGAAAAAAGTCCTGTTGATTGTTCTTGGCGTCATCCTCCTCGCTGCCATAGTCGGAGGAACCATCTACCACAGCCGATCCGGCGTTACTGCCGTCACCACTGCAAAGATCACACGGCAGGATCTAACGTCCGTAGTCACCGGCACTGGCCAGATCAAGCCGAAGAATTACGTGAACATTGGCGCCACCGCTTTTGGCCGCATCACCCACCTCTATGTGCAGGAGGGCGATCATATTAAGAAAGGCCAGACGCTCGCGACCATTGAAAGCGTCCAGCCGGCCGCCACAGTGGCTGCTCAAGAGGCGAACATCGCGTCGATGAAGACGGACGTCAACAGTTACGTTGCCGCGGAAAAGACTGCCGAAGCCAACCTTGTCCAGGCGCAGGCAGATCTCGTGCAGAAGAAGTTCGACATAGAGCGCGCCCAACAGCTCTATGACGCAAAACTGATTGCCAAGCAGGACTACGACGCCAAGAAGGCTGCTTACGACGTCAGCGCCGCGACCGAGCAACAGCGTCGGGCGGCTCTGGCTCAGGCCAAGGCACAAACCACCTCTGCCGTCAGTCACGTTTCGCAACAGGTCGCATCGCAGCGCGTGAACTACGACCAGTTAGACCGCACCATCTCCCGCGCACCCTTTGACGGCCTGGTCACCAACGTCCCTGTCCGCGAGGGCGAAACCATGGTCACCGGTATCCAGAACGCACTCGGCTCTACGCTGATGACCGTCGCCGATATGTCCGTCGTCACGGCCGAGGTTAAGGTCGATGAAACCGACGTCGTCTTCGTAAAGAACGGTCAGGCCGTGGATGTCACCGTCGATGCCC is a window encoding:
- a CDS encoding recombinase family protein; translation: MPYFERVKDRFSGPFSPTLITERQKAGWQLVSIEWRRELPESETPHEPEHAEEIPYGLRLSDDCLRLEIDPYENSVLIQMMDLLSQDFSYSQIVSDLNEKGLRTRTNSPWDRVSLHKMMPRLIEVGPRLFAGDKRKRSLSR
- a CDS encoding right-handed parallel beta-helix repeat-containing protein, whose amino-acid sequence is MSPFSPPINRRRFLQFAACTGTALSLGKGMFAQTASAAADNRLPDGTEHVSWEQPLKFTKTYFVDNKSAKASDTGPGTAARPFRTIGRAAQILQPGERVVIASGTYRECVRPARGGSGPTQMISYEAAPGAKVIVKGSEILKEGWQAETLPVFRRPGDSTPPPALIQLWQHDLSGSLFPDAYNPFALASAPGDRSWLDTKSVDMGPYFRRRGLVFVDGKPLEPVEQTRELVQPNLPGPPPPSAPKMLNGLPARIRTAPMMQEVGGTKNGRFSVDNSGQGIHIRLESGTPADHVIEVTTREQVFAPAVKGLAFIRVRGITFQHAGNVIPVPQRGLVSTGGGNHWIIEDNTIEWANGTGLDIGNGDWGGPGAPQAGLNQIIRRNTIRYCGVEAIGGMGTKGTVIEDNLIEWCGWADAERAWEAGAVKFHRAQNMLFRRNVVRHIRHANAVWFDSGNVNNRITGNIMADVVTVAAALHIEVNMGENQIDNNIIWDVHNAEPGTPGQRGCAGSGIFINASEKTIIAQNLIGRCDNSGVFMIVRDDRAGTGRAIDNKIYNNIFARCDKSAIVFLNAKNEADGNVYAAMPKGFLGFTTPDQKEWLDLPEWREKHGWDKNGSIADLQMDFNPDTLELSLKSTKPLPKVAAFRQIDTDLFAKPAGSTRCAGPLADPESRPLWKIDPRVAVA
- a CDS encoding efflux RND transporter periplasmic adaptor subunit, whose product is MKKVLLIVLGVILLAAIVGGTIYHSRSGVTAVTTAKITRQDLTSVVTGTGQIKPKNYVNIGATAFGRITHLYVQEGDHIKKGQTLATIESVQPAATVAAQEANIASMKTDVNSYVAAEKTAEANLVQAQADLVQKKFDIERAQQLYDAKLIAKQDYDAKKAAYDVSAATEQQRRAALAQAKAQTTSAVSHVSQQVASQRVNYDQLDRTISRAPFDGLVTNVPVREGETMVTGIQNALGSTLMTVADMSVVTAEVKVDETDVVFVKNGQAVDVTVDALPGKVFKGHVTEVGDQALLRTTGIATSQSTTGTEEAKDFKIVVTLDNIDGQNNESLRPGLSATAKISTATVTQAVVLPLQALVSRDTAAEAVLARNNGKPVESAADAAPAGSSKSAPKVQGVYVLRNQDGKLRAYFTPIKTGITALTDIEVLSGLKPGDEVITGRYKVLRELTSGTAVKRDNNSDKGDSKSS
- a CDS encoding glucose 1-dehydrogenase: MSKLAGKVAVVTGASQGIGAGIAISLAAEGAAVVVNYFKNKEAADSVVASITNAGGRAVAVAADVSGAAGAEAIIDAAIQTYGRLDILVNNSGIYEFSPLEAITAESFEKTFHLNVLGVLLTTQAAVKHFSDGGSVINIGSNITTMTMPTSAVYAGSKAAVETITRVLSKELGPKKIRVNCVIPGPVDTENSRSKLVGFEEQMKMIIGMTPLGRIGQPSDVASVVTFLASDDAAWVTGALILNSGGL
- a CDS encoding DoxX family protein; amino-acid sequence: MTTKSRNITGWVLAGFTFLMLAASAADKIIGSQHALTMGASFGLTASTYRLLGIIEVVSVFLFLLPRTGVLGTLLLASYMGGAIATHLQHQEPIGFPVGIEILIWITAIVRLPELTDRLWSNK
- a CDS encoding GWxTD domain-containing protein, giving the protein MSKAVWQGKIGAVALICGWMVMTGSAHAQTSPQPDSQQQQQEAVPSVNKSTPPEERPDPMKRRLSDRERVQQQKYLKNELKPDGTWKKWLEQDVVWIITDQEMQAFKQLKNDEERENFVENFWLRRNPNPDSPENEYKDEHYRRIAYANEHFAAGKPGWKTDRGHIYIAFGKADSIDSHPSGGTYQRPIEEGGGTTSTFPFETWHYRYLEGIGDNIDLEFVDTCQCNDYHLTIDRSEKDALKYVAGAGATLYEQMGIAKREDRMNNGLEQLGNGPMSTSQQSKQFDRINLYAKIMAAPPIKFKDMEHYLTSSEILKGPPFLFDVRTDYVKVTNDTVLVPVTLQIRNQDITFNTKEGISTGTVNILGQISNINHRVVQTFEDTVNVTVPSEFLARTQAQRNLYWKALPLRPGMYKVDIVIKDVNNPDHVGTWKRSVNVPKYDDDHLSASSLILASSMTRVPSKEIGAGSFVIGNTKVMPSVTTGPGVPATFKKAGNLNFWMQVYNLGIDDKSKQNNAEIQYQVTNLDTNKQVLDTTESTTKTNPNADQVTLEKSLPLGSLAPGKYQLAIKVNDGISKQQISQTANFVVE
- a CDS encoding carboxypeptidase-like regulatory domain-containing protein, giving the protein MKQSTLQSGMLLTLAALACSPWADAQSRRVVDAAGSGLLTGVIRDAEGVPQMGALVEAILPDTGLVASAVTDARGRYRLNLRPGQYNIKATAALLMPSVRQHLVLARGGRTVVDMTLSTLLAPSGWIPASRRTVNEPSDDWMWTLRSSASRPMLRYADQKTYTVDTDNDGQLSISSSRQESRRGATGGSLSLKSSDGGFGRGGTHQVLVLTRVDEHGSGSVLRADLAGPRTPYPVAPSADVSVGFQRRTMLNGYARTVLSYSGHPELTSGLGQTGLQGAVLRSAERMELGDMIRVDVGSVLREVNFSGNAVAMEPFLRVQAHGPGGLILAYGVTRSRGTESIEDLDRVQAPLPAAVMRKGHLRMETGSHHALSAAKKIRGEGVIEVALYQDSLQTPLISGTGTLAVAEIPAEGFIADPTTGTYRVAGRDYSSGGIRVSFRQPVTHSMSFGAEMATGRALRAAFVQQGSLSEVLAGLSPDRVYAGTAFVDGKILRTGTTLRASYRWQPGRTLTAVDAFRVSDDGAYLSCSVRQSLGRLPGVPQGLEAVVDLQNLLAEGYQPYLSTDGQTLYLAQTPRALQAGLTFTF
- a CDS encoding alpha/beta fold hydrolase, with translation MEQQVKRPVAEYTGRVRLTSANSVYEELSSDDFGLRLPRINARFIQMSRLEATRIETRARRVLDSMLLIMSTTYLLIHGAWHGGWCWRKVVPLLEAAGHRVFAPDLPGHGDDKTATATVTLESYTGRICEIVCAQTGPVILVGHSMGGIAITQAAENCYGRIAALVYLSAFLPCNGESLLTWASQDQDSMVNPSTIDPRADGAIGFKPEYSREAFYGNCADEDVAFAQSRLVAQSGAPFGTPVQTSAERWGSTPRYYIECDRDRAVTLRLQREMQKHLPCRQTFSIDTDHSPFFSAPTQLADILSRIASP
- a CDS encoding TetR/AcrR family transcriptional regulator, with translation MSRTKTTEARTLGRPREFDIDEALDKAMVLFWEKGYDGTSLAELAATMGITKPSLYAAFTDKQTLFEAALTRYADGPYSFAVRAHSLPTAREVVKALLDGTVNVSTCATGPRGCLYTQATMAHDGEIRDAAAANTRKGERMLEARFRKAQQNGELPQHVDCAALARFVTTVALGITIRGVMGSSRGELKLVVDEAMQAWPTAEQAVHKRKKR